One Nycticebus coucang isolate mNycCou1 chromosome 7, mNycCou1.pri, whole genome shotgun sequence genomic window, tctgaatTCAAGCAATGTCCCGCCTTGGCCTTCtggagtgctggaattataggcatgtgtAGAATTCTTAAGTGCAGGGTCTTTTGCAGAATTAACCCCTCTATGACTCTCCTTTCTGAGATTTTCCCCTTCAGTTTCTAACTGCTGTGGccattttaaactttcttctgGTTCTTTAAGTCAGTAAGACTGCAAGTTTCTACTGGAGGTTTAGTTAACCTATCTGATGCCAACTAAGGACAGCCCTCAAGTAAAAAGCCAGAAAAACAGGAAACACAGAACTAATCCcccgcccccctttttttttttgagacagagtctcactatgtcaccctcggtagagctgtggtgtcacagctcacagcaacctcaaactcttgggctccaagtgattctcttgcctcagcctccagaataactgggactacaggtgcccgccacagacccacctgttttttagagatgggtcttgctcttgctcttgttcaagctggtctcaaactcctgagctcgagcaatccacctgcttagGCCTGCCAAGAgctcggattacaggcgtgagcccccacacccagtCCGCTGTTCCCTTCTTTCAACTACAAACATGTATGCAGTTCCTGCCTGCTTTAGAGAAATGAAGACCTATGTTCACAAAAAAACTTGTAGATGAgttttcatagcagctttattcgtAACAGtcaaaaaatgaacaacaacaaacacCCTCAACTATCTCTCAGTGGATGAATGGTTAACCCAGTTACGGTATATCCATACCTAATTATTCCTACCAAAACGACCTTTAGGTAgttgttttttagattttatcCAGGAATATTGGTCCCATAAGAGCTTCTGTTCCCTTACTGAAGCAGAATATGACAAGTTTTTTCTTGCGATATCTGATTTAATTTgtctttgctaaaaaaaaaaaaaattggactgcTTTATGGACAGAATAGAGTACTTGTCAGTATTTTTATGCTTAGCTTCCTTTTCTaaattgaacttctttttttttttttaaagacagagtcttactgtgttgcccttggtagagtgcggtggcatcacagctcacacagcaacctctcaaattcttgggcctaagcgattctctagtctcagcctctggaatagctgggactatagatatcTGCTACAAGGCCCACCTACTTTttacagatagggtctcactcttactcaagctgctctcaaactcctgagctcaagcaatccacccacttaggcctcctaagtgctgggattacaggcgtgagccaccatacccggcctcctgttcctctcctctcctcccctccccacccctcccctcctctcctctcctctcctttcttgacagagtttcactttatcacctcggtagagtgccgtggcgtcacacagctcacagcaacctccagctcttgggcttaggctattcccttacctcagcctcccaagtagctgggactacagggcacctgccacaaggcctggctatttttttgttgcagtttggccggggctgggtttgaacccaccacccttggtatatagggcctgcgccatgcccactgagccacaggcaccacccctgttcCCTTCTTTCAACTACAAACATGTCTGCAATTCCTGCCTGCTTTAGAGAAATGAAGACCTATGTTCACAAAAAACCCTGTAGATGAgtttttatagcagctttatttgtaacagcaaaaactgaaaaaaaaaacccaaaaaacctcAACTATCTATCAGTGGATGAATAGTTAACCGAATTATGGTATATCCATATCTAATTATTCCTACCTAAACTACCTTTAGGTAGTTGTCTTTTAGATTTTGTCCAGGAATATTTGTTCCATAAGAGCTTCTGTACCATTACTGAAGCAGAATATGACAAGTTTCTTTTCTTATGATATCTGATTTAATTTgtctttgccaaaaaaaaaaaaaaaaattggactgcTTTACGGACAGAATAGAGTACTGTTCAGTATTTTTATGCTTagcttccttttttaaattgaactttttttttgagacagagtctcactatgttgcccttggtagagtgctatgatgtcacagctcacagcaacctcaaactcttgggcttaagcaattctcttgcctcagcctcccaagtagctgggactacagacgcccaccacaacacccagctacttttttgttgtaactgtcattgttgtttggcaggcccgggctgagttcaaacccaccagctccagtgtatgtggctggcgcccagcccctgagctacaggtaccaagcctgtACCTTTAaattgaactttttattttgaattaattatagATTTGTGGGTAGTTGGAAAACAAATAATAGAGATTTCATGTACCCTTTACCCAGTTACTCTCCCTGGTAAATGTAAAACCATAGTGCAATTTGACAACCAGGATATTGACACTGAGGTGATCAAcgtacagaacattttcatcaccacaaCGATCTTTTGTTAACGTTTTTAGCCATATCCACTTTCTTTCTGCTTCTACCTCATTCTTGAACCCTGGCAACTGCTAGGCTTTTCtcaatttctataatttttttatttcaagagcATTACATAAATGCATTCTTATAGCAATCTAATAGCCAATCCCAGAATATAATCTTTTGGGACTGGCTATTTTCACTCAATATAATTCTCATAATGCATCTGGGCTGATGTATGTAGGATTGggttgttcctttttatttctgactagTATCCCTAGGTATGGATATACCCTAATTTGGTTAACCATTCATCCACTGAGAGAtagttgagggttttttttttttcagtttttgactgttacaaataaagctactataaaaACTCATCTACAGCTTTTTTTGTGAACCTAGGTCTTTATTTCTCTAGAACAAATGTTCAGGAGTACAAATGTTGGGTTATATTGTGATAGGACAAGAAACCTCCTGCACCCCCCCCCATAAGCCCCTTTAAGTAAGGAACCACGGAAAGGAGGAGGTGAAGTAGTAACATACAAGAGTAGCCGGTGTGGCACCACAGTTCCTGGTGAACAATGGAACTGAACTTCACTGAGCTGGAGCCTTCTCATTATGGGTATAAATATTTACTGGTTTTTGTTGACACCTATTTTGGATGGACTGAGAcataaaaagactgaaactgctcAGACAGTGGCTAAAAAATTATTAGCAGAAATTATCCCCAGATTTGGGTTGCCACAGAAGTTGAGGTCTGACAATGGTCTGGCATTTATCTCCCAGATGACACAGACATTGGCTAAGATACTGGAAATCACCTGGAAATGGCATTGTGTGTATAGACCGCAGAGttcaggacaggtagaaagaatgaatagaacactCAAACCCTGAGTAAGTTACGGCTGGAGACTGGAGCGAATTGGGTAGGCCtccttccttttgtctttttacaCATACAATGTACCCCCTATATAAAAGGAATAGCACCCTATGAAATCATGTTCAGAAGGCCCCCACCCCTCATTCCCCGGTTGGGGGGGTGAAAAATAAGCTGAGTTCACTGCACTCTCTCCTTAAGTCTTTGCAGGCCTTCTAAGTGTCTTCATGTCTAGTGAACGACATAGTAAAAGCTGCACTTGCTAAACACCACCACTTGAGGAGACTCATGCTTTGCAGCCAGGCGACTTAGTGAGGATTAAGAGACATTCCCCTGGGACCCTAGAGGCTCTTTGGGATGGATCATCTGCTACCGCTGTAAAGGTGTCTGGACGATGCCATTGGACATATCGCTCTcaaataaagaaagcaaaaccCCCGCCCGAGAAAAAAATGGCGTGCGACCCTCACCAAGGACCCCCTAAAGATAAGACTCATTCGAGACTCTTGATTATAGTAGCCTTCTTATGGGGGAAGACACTGGGAAGGGTGACTCCCCATAGAGGGAGGGGCGGACCCCAACCATTTCCTAATCCACAGATGGACATGTTGGAAAGAACTAACCTTTTTGCCCCAGTAAAATACACCTGGGAACTCACACGCACCTATGACGGAGGGCTTGTTAAAAggttacatactgttaatcagccTGTATTTTCCATCGATCTCTGTGATCTATTTCCCTTTAGTGGAGACCCACCCTAGTGGAATACCCccaggggggagggagaagggggagggttCTGTATGGAATCATTTGGATGTGGAACATAAGCAGCTGAGAAAGGGTTATGGGGTATACAACATTATGGTTGCCCTAGTGAAGGAAATAAGGATTATGATAAGGGGAATCAAAGTATTGTGCTAAATGGGGCTGTGAGACATTAGCCCCTTGGAAGAATACAGATACTTATATCTCTCTCACTGGAGGGGAAAGGAAATGCATTTACCAGTATAATCAGGAACTCCCGGAGACTTGTAATCCTTATTGGTATAAAGGTATTCAAATGGCAACAGGATGGAGTTGGGTGGGAAGGAGGATGTACATGGGGACAGACTCGGGTGCACAGGGAATCATCCTGGAACCTCCTTTACCATTCAGAGATTTCTTCCAAGGAAAAAGTTATGAGCCTATCGGCCCTAATCAGGCCTTGAACCCAGCCCTACCCCCTGTACAaccctcttctcctccttcttcccctccaaCCCAACTACCTTCTAGATGGCACCCTGCCATACAACCATACCCCAACCTCCAGCATCCCCCTTATTAGGTATGTTAGATGCAGTGTTCTGGTATATGAATAGTAGCAACCCTAATATTACCAAAGATTGTCGGCTTTGTTTAAACCCTGCCCCTCCATATTACATGGGTCTCGCACTAAATGGGAGTGATCAAATCCAAAATACAACCTATGAACAACACTGAGACCACTGTAGATGGGCAGAAGAGCCTAAACTAACCTTAGGTGATTTGCAAGGGAAAGGATTTTGTATAAAAGCATTAGGATTTATTCTAAAGGAGTCACCCTACTGGGCTTTCTGCCTTACTGTGTTAACCCCACGGGCCTCCGGTGAAGGGTATGTTCTCAAGGCACCAGATGGAGCCTGGTTTGCATGTACTACTGGTAGTACTCCCTGTTTAAGTTCCATATATTTAGAAAAAGTCCACCCTTTGCATTTTGGTCCATATTTTGCCCCAAGTATATTATTACTctggggatgggtggagggaactTTTAGTGCTAACATCAAGAGATTTATCAGAACATTTCCATAGGAAAAAGAGCACTGATTTTAATACCCGCACTTGTGGGAATTGGAATAGCTAGATCAGCAGCAGTAGGGGAGGCTGCCTTGATAAAGGAAGGAGGAAATTTCAAGGCCCTAACTCAAATAacagataaagagagagagaggatggaaCGGTCTGCGATGAGATTGGAAACTTCATTGCATTCATTGGCAGAAGTAGTTCTTCAGAATAGAAGGGGCCTTGATCTCCTGTTTCTAAAGCAAGGGGGACTTCGTGCCACCTTGGGAGAAACTTGCTGCTTTTACACTAATAATTCAGGAGTTATAAGAAgtaagaaagagggcggcgcctgtggctcagtgagtaaggcgccggccccatatgccgagggtggcgggttcaaacccagccccggccaaactgcaacaaaaaaatagctgggtgttgtggcgggcgcctgtagtcccagctgctcgggaggctgaggcaagagaatcgtgtaagcccaaaagttagaggttgctgtgagccgtgtgacaccacggcactctacccaagggcggtacagtgagactctgtctctacaaaaaaaaaaaaaaataaaataaaataaaaaaaaaaaaaagaagtaagaaagaGATTAAAAGAGAGAGGGGCTGAATTAGGACCAAAGAATGGGTCTGAAGGATTGTTTCAGTGGTCACCCTGGTTAACAACACTCCTTTCTGCAATAACAGGCCCCCTTATTCTCCTTTCATTAGGATTAACTGTTGGACCATGCATAATAAATTGTCTAACTTGATATATTCATAAACGAATGCAGGCAGTGACATTGCTGGTCTTGAAAacacattataaaattataatgcaaGAAGATGAAGAGGATGAAACAAGGATTTAGTTCATCCCCGAATCAGAAGGGGGGAGTGCGATAGGACAAGAAACCCCTGCCCCCCCATAAGCTCCCTTAACTGAGGAACCACCGGAAAGGAGGAAGTAGCAAAATACAGGAGTAGCTGTCAGTGTGGGACCACAATATTTGCTTGACCCATTGTCCAAGAATGAAATTATTTCCCTTCCCAGTTCTGTAATTGCTGTAACCACAAGCACTGTAGTGatgttttctgcttctgtaaCAAACCGATTCCAAAAGTCGGTTGCTTACTTGCTGGCTGGACTGCACGTAGCCCCGATAGTGTAGATAATTCACTCAATATAAACCTTTCCCTCCTCACGGCCAGTACTGTTCCCTCTGTATCCATGTCGAGGGGCAGTCGGCTGGCCAACCTAATAAAGACTCCTTAATTGGCTCTATTTGATTAGTGTTTCTGCTGGTCTTTTCAACAATATGGCAGTCAAATGTTTTGTTTCTTaggaaattgtcaaaatgttTTCCAGAGTGACTGTCTCACAATcatattcctaccagcaatgtataagTGATCTACTTTCTCTACATCTTCACTAGCATTTGGTGATATCActatcactattttttattttacccattCTGATAGTTGTATAGTAATATCctcttgtggttttaatttgcatttccctaatagtTAATGGTaccaaacatcttttcatgtacttaccATTGGTACAGCCTTCTTTTTTTGTGGTATGATTCTTCATGTGTATTTCTTGTTCTAATTGGATTGCTTACTTTTTCATCAttgagcgttttttttttttcttgttttgtttttttgagacagagtgggcctgggcctggttcgaacctgccagccctggtatatgtggctggcaccctacccactgagctataggagctgagCCTCATcattgagagttctttatatatatgtattctagATAGTAATCCTCTTTCCAATATGTGGGGTGCAAATACTTTCTCACACACTGTAGCTTTTTTTTCATACTCCTAACAGGATCTTTTGCAGagtataacatttttaattttgattaagtccaatttatcaatttttcttttacagattaTGTTTTGATATCAAGTCTAAGAACATTTTACCTAGACGTAGGTCCTGAAGATGTTCtcctatgtttttttctaaaaggtttagagttttatattttatagtaaaatCCATAATCCATTGGGAATGCATTTTCATATAAGCCATGAGACTTGGGTTgagcttgattttctttttttttttgcctatgggGTACAGTTCTCCAGCACTGTCTGTTGAGAAGGCTATTTTTCCTCCACTGAATGGCTTTTGCACCTTGGTCAATTATCAATTAAGCATATTTATGGTGGTCTGTTTCTGGATTCTTAACAGAAGTTCCATTGACTAAAGCATCTATTCCTCTATCATACTCTAATTTCATAGGTATATAGTAAGTTTTTTAATTGGGTAGATGTCACtgaatctttttaaaacattattttattatgatttttttttttttttagacagagttttactttgtcacccttagtagagtgctgtggcatcacagcaacctcaaaaaactcttgggctcaagtgattctcttgccttagcctcccaagtagctgggattacagacgtccACCATAGCaactggctatatatatatatatagtttgtttgttttagagacagggtctcactcttgctcaggctggtctcaaactcctgagctcaagcaattcacccacctcagcctcccagagtgctaggattacaggcatgagcaaccatgcctggcctgtttatattttctataatttctttctgcAGAATTATGTAACTTGATAACATACAATTCCTCTATGTAGTTTGttagatttatgtgtatttcttttttagttggtACTATTGTAAgtgataatgtatttttaatttcaacatccATATGTTCTTCATTAGTACACAGAAATACAATTGTGTacgtgtgagagagagagagtctcactctgtgtcctgggtagagtgctctggtgtcatagctcacagccacctcaaattcttaggctccagcctcttgagtagctgggactacaggtgcttgccatgacacccaaatagttttttttttttttttttcacccagttagtttttttagagacatggtctcacttttgctcaggctggtcttgaactcctgagctcaggtaatctactaggcttggcctcccagagtgctaggattataggtgtaaaccacaatttttttttttttttttgtaattttagagacaagagtcttgctttatcaaccaggctagagtatagtggtgtctgatatcatagcttactgtaacctcaaacttctgagttccagtgatccttctgcctcaccctctccagtagctgggattacaggcatatacTACCACATctgactagtttttttctattctgcATAGAGACAGAGATGCCGTCTCattattgctcaggttggttgtaaactctcacctcagtctcccaaagcgccagaattataggcgtgagccactgcacctaaccAACTGTTGATTCTTTAACTTTACTTCTTGCAATCTTGCCAAATGTATTTATTCTAAAAGTGTTTGGGGAGTTTTTTGGTAGATTCTCTGAGACTGTCTACATAgtcaatcatgtcatctgcaaagataaatagtttatttcttcctttttcatctatacaggatttatttccttttcttgactTATTGCACTAGCTAGAACTTCTAACCCTGTTGAATAGGAGAAATGAGAGCAGACATCCTTGCCTTATTCCTAATTATAGGGGATGGGATTTAGTATTTTACCATTAAATGAAATGTTATCTGTAGATTTTTTTCTAGATGGTCTCTAGTAAGTTAGAAAGTTTTCCTTTAATCTGACTTTTCTGAGTTGTTATTATTATGAAAGCGTAcaaaattttgtcaaatatttaatGCATGATTCATATTTAGCCTATTAATAAGCTGGACTGCATTAATTAATCTTGAATGTGGAACTAGCCTTGCATTTCTGAATAAACCCTATCTGGTCATGGTAtgtaattctttttgtttattgtttaattttttttttgatgttgtaaaATCAAAGTACTACTTTATTAAATGAGTTATTTTATACAATATGAACATCAATATAATTacaattgtaaaaaaaatttttataacaagGATGGActgatttttcagattttcaaatcaGAGTCAACTGTACATTTACACAGAATTGTCTTTGCATGAAGCCCAAAAGGTAACAGCATAAAAATGAGTGTTCCTGTAGCCCCTTTATTTTTGCTGATCAACAGTTTGTTAGAAAAGCAGCTGCAGGTTTGTTACCTAAGGTCTGAGACAGTAGAAGAGTCAAAGGTGTCATGAATTCACCTGTAAACAACTTTATGCCTGAACATCAGCCAATTCTGGAGGAAGTGGAGTCTTAGGATGCTTGCTCTCAAAGTGCTGCTTGAAGGTCTTAGGGTCTGGCATTTGTGTCCTGCAGACAGTGCAGGTGTATATTAAGGCAGCTTTGGCAGCAGCCTTTTGGTCATGtccttgtttcttcttttgtcCAGCTTGCTTTTTGGCATTTTTCTGCCGGGACTGAATCTTCTGCTGTCCATGAGCCATATCTGGGCTGGGACAGTCTTGTGAAGAGACAGCGCAGCACTAGAGGGCCGGGGGAGGTCGCttgaggagaggaaaggggaacGCACCCAGCACCGCTTCAGCCGCTTCTGCCCGCCAACGAGGGGAAAGACTGTTTATTAATACTATTGCCTAATagtttgttaaggatttttgcattaTTCATGAAGAACAACAGCCTGTAGTTTGCTTTTTGGGTactttgtctggttttggcatCACAGTAATACTGGCCTTACAAAATGGCCCAGCTTCTTGATTCTATCAGTCAATTTTCCTTGACAAATTTGGAgacttttcagccattattttgtTGAGTACTCTTCAACCCTATCCCTTCTTCCATTTTCTGAAAAGACCGTATAGAATTGGTGTTAATTCTtaaaacgtttggtagaattttcAGTAAACTATCTGGGCCTGGTTATGCCTTTTGaggaaaatttttatattttatattcaatttccttaatagttacaaaactatttatttatttatttttgaggcagaatcttactCACTTGTCCCAGGCTAGGGCAcctgtgacatcagcctagctcacagcagcctcaaactcttggactcaagagatcctcctgcttcagcctcccaagtagttgggactatgggtgctTCCCACTAGGCCTGGATGATTcttctctttttggtagagatgaggtctcattcttgctcaggctggtcttgaactcctgagctcaagagctcctcccacctcagcctcccaaagtgctaggattataggtgtgagccattgcacccagccataCAAGACTATACTATCAATTTGATATTTGGTGAGCTGtggtaatttgtgttttttgagGACTTGGTCCATTTTATTGAAGTTATCCAATTAATTGTGTGTAAGGTTGTTAATGATATCCCTTACTATCCTTATGTTGTCTTTAGGATCTGTAGCAATAGCCCATGCTTTATTCATGATGTTGGTAattgtgtattcttttttctttctcagtcttACTAGAAAtttgtcaagtttttttttttttttttttgagacagtctcactttgccagcctcagtagagggctgtggcatcataactcacaacctaaaacccctgggctcaagtgatcctcttgccccagcctctcaagtagctggggctacaggcatcctccacaatgcccagctatttttagagatggggtcttgctcttgctcaggctggtcttcaactcccgagctcaagaatccacccccctcagcctctcaggatgctaggattacaggcatgagctacctcactCAGCCCAGAGATTTGtcagttttattgatcttttcaaagaaccacctctttgtttcattgatttttattgtgtttctgttttaaatttcaatgaTATATGCTTGAATCATTATTCATTCCTTTGGTCATTTTGAGTTTAGTATGCTCTTACTTACTGATGTTGCTCTGGTGCTAGCTTTAATTACTGATTTGAGACTTAGCCTCTTTCCTAATGTATACATTTTAGTGCTAAGAATTTCCCTATCAGTATTACTTTTCAATGCCCTACAAATTCTgatgtcttttattttcattcagacgtcctttttattattattgttacttaattttttttttttaaacatttgggaaatctttttttttttttttttttttagatttttttattttatttatttatttatttttgtgtgtgtggtttttggccggggctgggtttgaacccgccacctccggcatatgggaccagtgcccttcgcctttgagccacaggcgtcgaccttttttttttttttttttagacaaagcctcaagctgttgccctgggtagagtgctgtggcatcacagctcacagcaacctccaactcctgggcttaagcgattctcttgcctcagcctcccaagtagctgggaccacaggcgcccaccacaacgcccggctatttttttggttgcagccttcattgttgtttggtgggtccgggctggattcgaacctgccagctcaggtgtatgtggcgggtgccttagcggcttgagccacaggcaccaagccattattgttacttaattttttaaagacagaatctcactctgttgctctgaagcaacttcaaagtcttgggctcaaacaatcctcttgccttagtctcttcagtagctgagactacaggcgtccccCACATGCCAcattagttttttctatttctgtagacatgaagtcttg contains:
- the LOC128590590 gene encoding zinc finger protein 706-like — protein: MAHGQQKIQSRQKNAKKQAGQKKKQGHDQKAAAKAALIYTCTVCRTQMPDPKTFKQHFESKHPKTPLPPELADVQA